In the Halorubrum ruber genome, CTGCGTCCCGCTCCTCCACCTCGCCGTCGAGACGGAGCGGTCGGTCCGCGGCGGCGACGGCATCCACGAGACGCCGCCCGAGACGTACGACACCGTCGTCAAGGAGAACGTCCTCGTGGACTCGCCCGCGGGCGCGGTCCCCGCGGTGGTCGAGGCGATCCGTATCGCGCGTGAACACCCGCAGGGCCCGGTCCGCGTCGGGATCCCGAAAGACGTTCTCGCGGGCCGGACGCCCCAGCCGGCGGTCGGCGAACGCGAACCCTCACTGCCGCCGGCGCCGCCCGCGGAGGCGGTCGCAGAGGCCGCCGAACTGCTCGCCGACGCGACGGCGCCCGTCGTCCTCGCCGGTGGCGGCGTCAGGCGCTCGGGCGCGAGCGACGCGCTCCGCTCGGTCGCGGAGGGGCTGGACGCGCCGGTCGTAACGACTTATAAAGGAAAAGGGACGCTTCCCGAGTCGCACCCGCTGTCGGCCGGCGTCCTCTGCGGCGGCGCGAGCGCGGAGCTCCGCGGCCTCCTCGCGGACGCGGACGTCGGCCTCATTGTCGGCTCCGACCTCGACGCGGTCGCGACCGCCTCGTGGTCCGTCTCGATGCCGGAGACGCTGGTCCACGTCACGCTCGACGGCGACGACGTGGGGTTCGGCTACGAGACCGACCTCGGCGTCGTCGCCGACGCCGACCGCTTCCTCCGCGCGCTCGACGACTGCACGGAGGACGGGCGGGCGGCGTCTCGTGACCGCTCCGGCGCCGAGCGCGCCGAAGCCGTCCGCGCGGCTGACCGCGAGCGGTTCGAAGCGCTCTCCGAGGACCGCGCCCCCGACGACCCGCTCCGCTCCGTCGAGGTCCTCTCGGCGGTGCGCGACGCGGTCCCCGATGAGGCGGTCGTGACCGCCGACGCGGGCGGGTTCCGGCTGTGGACGCTCGTCTCGTTCCCCGCGTCCGGGCCGCGGTCGTACGTCAACCCCGGCTCGTGGGCGACGATGGGCACCGGCCTCCCCTCGGCGATCGGCGCCAAGCTGGCGAACCCCGAGCGCGACGTGGTCGCACTCACCGGCGACGGCGGGCTCATGATGTGCGTCCACGAGCTTCACACGCTGGCGAGCGAGGGGATAGATGTCACGGTCGTCGCGCTCAACAACGACGACTACGCGATCATCAGCGAGGAGGCGGAGCGCTCGTACGAGTTCCCCGAGGGCGCCTACGGCTGGGCGGAGACCGGCCTCGACCTCGTCGCGGTCGCGTCGGGGATGGGTCTGCCCGCGGAGCGCGTCCGCGAGCGCGACGCCGTCGGCGACGCCGTCGAGCGCGCTCGCAGCCGGGACGGCCCCGCGCTCGTCGAGGTCGTCACCGACCCGGCCGAACCGCAGGCGAGCGAGTGGATGACCGGGGCGCGACCGGGCGAGTAGCCACTCGGTTTCACGCCGGGTGTTTCCGAGATCTGAAGCGATCTATATGGGCGCCGGCTCCCGAGGTCTCGTATGCGAAACCCGTGGGTCCACGACGACGTCCCGGACGACGCCGGGAAGGGCTACGACGGCCCGGTCCGCCTGCTGGCGGCGTTCATGTGGGGCTCGCTGGCGCTCCTCGTGGGCGGGTTCGTCCTGCTCTCCGGGGCGGGCGTCGTCGACCTCGCCGACGGCGGATCCCTCGGTGAGGTCGTCACCGGGGTGGTCGCCGCGCTCGCGCTGGCACTCGCGCTCCCGATCCTGTTGAAGTTGCTCGCGATCTCGCGAGCGCTCGCCCTCCTCGCGTTTCTCGGGACCGGCGCGTCCGTCGGTCGGTTCGTGATCGCCCGCGAACCGGAGCGGTTCCGGGCGCTGCTCGACGCGCGCGACGGACTCGTCGAGAACGCGGACTCGCTCGGCGAGCTCTTCGAGTTCGCCGACTCGATGTCGCCCGCGGTGGTCGACGGCGCGTCGGTGGTGATCGACGCCGCGACGGCGACGGCCGTCGGCCTCCCTGTCGCCTGACCGCAGCCCGTCGCCCGACGCGTCGCGTTCCTCGCGCGCCCGGCAGGACGTGAAACTTAACAACACACGTTGTGAATTCCGCCCATGACGCATCCGAACGACGTCGCCGTGGGGATCGTCGGTCTCGGCGGCATCGGCACTCACCACGCGACGAAGCTGGCCGAGCGCGGCGCGAACCTCGTCGGCGGGATGGACATCGACGCGGACACCCGCGCGCGGTTCCACGAGGAGTTCGACCTCCCCGCATACGAGGACGAGGCGGCCCTCTACGACGC is a window encoding:
- a CDS encoding thiamine pyrophosphate-binding protein; the encoded protein is MDADEPSPAADPAATDDLPPTVAEAVVDAMLDRGVETVFGIPGKQTLPLNRALADRDARFVVARHETAVSHQAWGYAETSEPGEMAATCVVPGPGDTNAMNGLKNALNDCVPLLHLAVETERSVRGGDGIHETPPETYDTVVKENVLVDSPAGAVPAVVEAIRIAREHPQGPVRVGIPKDVLAGRTPQPAVGEREPSLPPAPPAEAVAEAAELLADATAPVVLAGGGVRRSGASDALRSVAEGLDAPVVTTYKGKGTLPESHPLSAGVLCGGASAELRGLLADADVGLIVGSDLDAVATASWSVSMPETLVHVTLDGDDVGFGYETDLGVVADADRFLRALDDCTEDGRAASRDRSGAERAEAVRAADRERFEALSEDRAPDDPLRSVEVLSAVRDAVPDEAVVTADAGGFRLWTLVSFPASGPRSYVNPGSWATMGTGLPSAIGAKLANPERDVVALTGDGGLMMCVHELHTLASEGIDVTVVALNNDDYAIISEEAERSYEFPEGAYGWAETGLDLVAVASGMGLPAERVRERDAVGDAVERARSRDGPALVEVVTDPAEPQASEWMTGARPGE